The Brassica napus cultivar Da-Ae chromosome C7, Da-Ae, whole genome shotgun sequence genome has a segment encoding these proteins:
- the LOC106432990 gene encoding uncharacterized protein LOC106432990, whose product MDLPALPQRMYTLGEEPPTLKSISYHTDDSKLFTALRRALNADKSEELKESKLGVFINFQLNIKKKFELWSLVGPQPVRFSLLEFEHLTGLNCDYIEDIENPRVEVTKEMAAFWEMMGVDVDAGPTTEHIKASFGRCEEWSREDRMRLGYLAIFTGFIEGRKYLTAIRASLARPVMDLERFENYPWGRVAFKVLMESVKGVWAYFALPEFGANFGHPLPDRPSPLLLAYNGGKEHKFFKEVISKQSSVINFVHKDYAEMFPRWDFDVEDPAAENIIKVTFNAKANWK is encoded by the exons ATGGATTTACCAGCACTCCCGCAGCGGATGtatacattaggggaagagccccCTACACTGAAGAGCATTTCTTATCACACTGATGACTCGAAGCTATTTACTGCACTAAGGCGAGCTCTAAACGCTGACAAATCTGAGgagctgaaggagtcgaagttgggagtgttcatcaa TTTCCAGCTTAACATCAAGAAGAAGTTTGAGCTctggagtctcgttggtccacaaccggtgaggttttcactgttggAGTTTGAACACCTCACTGGTCTGAACTGCGATTACATCGAGGACATAGAAAATCCAAGGGTTGAGGTTACGAAGGAGATGGCTGCTTTCTGGGAGATGATGGGTGTTGATGTCGatgctgggccaactactgagcATATAAAAGCATCATTTGGGAGATGCGAGGAGTGGTCTCGGGAAGATCGCATGCGGCTCGGTtaccttgccatcttcactggattcattgaagggagaaagtactTAACCGCTATACGGGCTAGTCTTGCAAGGccagtgatggatttagaaagATTTGAGAATTATCCTTGGGGGAGAgtggcgtttaaggtgctgatggagtCTGTGAAGGGT GTGTGGGCGTACTTTGCTCTGCCAGAATTTGGTGCTAATTTTGGGCATCCCTTACCAGACAGACCATCTCCGCTGTTGCTGGCTTACAATGGTGGGAAAGAACACAAATTTTTTAAAGAGGTCATTAGCAAACAG AGTAGCGTGATCAACTTCGTCCACAAGGACTATGCTGAGATGTTTCCACGATGGGACTTTGATGTGGAGGACCCGGCCgcggagaacataattaaaGTCACGTTTAATGCGAAAGCTAATTGGAAGtag